A single Oryza brachyantha chromosome 8, ObraRS2, whole genome shotgun sequence DNA region contains:
- the LOC102718857 gene encoding beta-carotene isomerase D27, chloroplastic yields MSPAALLLLAPVAAAAAPCSWRARLRRRRAVRCAATTTPAPMGEKTEYRDGPLERAFMGLFARKMEKHAGSGGKAGRKSERAVWEWDYESFVDVSRRVMVGRTRAQQQAAVREVLLSMLPPGAPEQFRKLFPPTRWACEFNAALTVPFFHWLVGPSQVIEVEVNGVKQKSGVLIKKCRYLENSGCVGMCVNMCKIPTQSFFTDEFGLPLTMNPNFEDMSCEMIYGQVPPPLEEDPASQQPCYANLCSISTPSAPVCPKLQT; encoded by the exons atgtcgccggcggcgttgTTGCTGCTGGcgcccgtggcggcggcggcggcgccgtgctcGTGGAGGGCGAGgcttcggcgccgccgtgccgtgaggtgcgcggcgacgacgacgccggcgccgatgGGGGAGAAGACGGAGTACCGGGACGGGCCGCTGGAGCGCGCCTTCATGGGGCTGTTCGCGCGCAAGATGGAGAAGcacgccggctccggcgggaAGGCGGGGAGGAAGAGCGAGAGGGCGGTGTGGGAGTGGGACTACGAGAGCTTCGTGGACGTGTCGCGGCGGGTCATGGTGGGCCGGACCCGCGCGCAGCAGCAGGCGGCCGTCCGCGAGGTGCTCCTCTCCATGCTGCCCCCCGGCGCGCCGGAGCAGTTCAGGAAGCTCTTCCCGCCCACGCGCTGGGCCTGCGAGTTCAACGCCGCCCTCACCGTCCCCTTCTTCCACTGGCTCGTCGGCCCTTCCCAA GTTATAGAGGTTGAGGTCAATGGAGTGAAGCAAAAGAGTGGAGTGCTCATAAAGAAATGCAG GTACTTGGAGAACAGCGGCTGTGTCGGGATGTGCGTCAACATGTGTAAAATTCCCACGCAGAGCTTCTTCACCGATGAGTTTGGACTCCCCCTCACCATGAATCCAA ATTTTGAAGACATGAGTTGTGAAATGATATATGGGCAAGTGCCACCACCCTTGGAAGAAGACCCAGCATCACAGCAACCTTGCTATGCCAATCTAT GTTCCATATCAACGCCTTCGGCACCAGTTTGTCCCAAACTTCAGACGTAG